A region from the Tigriopus californicus strain San Diego chromosome 9, Tcal_SD_v2.1, whole genome shotgun sequence genome encodes:
- the LOC131886046 gene encoding polypyrimidine tract-binding protein 3-like isoform X1, with protein sequence MTKRTMDPQQPNGTADYMVQSQGSPLNSGDGANGMINNNDAKRAKLDNMKPGNPSRVIHIRNIPPDVSEAEIIHLGIPFGRVTNVLVLKGKNQAFLEMEDETSASAMVNYFTNCVAQLRERSVYVQFSNHRELKTDQTHSNASASAQAALQAAQALSGQETNKPSGGPNTVLRVIVEHMVYPVTLDVIFQIFSRVGKVLKIVTFTKNGTFQALIQYPDVIMAQAAKLSLDGQNIYNACCTLRIEYSKLSNLNVKYNNDKSRDYTNPALPTGDPTMDSAMQMNATSSAPGVLGSPFSATMGLSNPLTAAAAAGAYGSPGALTSGIAGLTGFPLGSGGAGPQPYGQTGIRFPGSQNGSGTVLLVSNLDETQTECDHLFILFGVYGDVHRVKILFNKKDTALVQMAEAQQAILAMTHLDKVKLWTKQIRVMPSKHTSVQLPKEGQPDAGLTKDYATSNLHRFKKPGSKNYSNIYPPSATLHLSNIPSSVEEEDLKNAIKNIGLSVQAFKFFPKDRKMALVQLNSVEDAIIALVKLHNFQLSETSHLRVSFSKSTI encoded by the exons ATGACTAAAC GGACCATGGATCCTCAGCAACCCAATGGGACTGCAGACTACATGGTCCAGTCCCAAGGTTCACCCCTCAATAGTGGGGATGGAGCCAATGGCATGATCAATAACAATGATGCAAAGAGGGCCAAATTGGATAACATGAAGCCTGGGAATCCTTCCCGGGTGATCCACATCAGAAACATACCTCCGGATGTGTCCGAAGCTGAGATAATTCACTTGGGCATTCCTTTTGGTCGTGTCACCAATGTACTCGTGCTCAAGGGCAAGAATCAGGCCTTCCTCGAGATGGAGGACGAGACCTCGGCCTCGGCCATGGTGAACTATTTCACCAACTGTGTGGCCCAACTCCGAGAGAGATCCGTCTACGTGCAGTTCTCGAACCATAGGGAGCTCAAAACAGACCAAACCCACAGCAACGCCAGCGCCTCGGCCCAGGCAGCCCTTCAAGCCGCACAAGCTCTTTCGGGCCAAGAGACCAACAAACCCTCGGGAGGACCGAATACGGTTCTCCGAGTCATCGTGGAGCACATGGTGTATCCGGTGACCCTGGACGTGATCTTCCAGATCTTCTCCCGTGTTGGAAAGGTCTTGAAGATCGTGACTTTCACCAAGAACGGTACCTTCCAGGCCTTGATACAGTACCCCGATGTGATCATGGCCCAAGCGGCCAAGCTCTCTCTTGACGGCCAAAATATCTATAACGCTTGCTGCACGCTCCGCATCGAATACTCGAAGCTCTCTAACCTGAATGTCAAGTACAACAATGACAAGAGCAGAGACTATACCAATCCAGCCTTGCCCACCGGGGACCCCACCATGGACTCAGCCATGCAAATGAATGCGACGAGTAGCGCCCCAGGCGTACTGGGCTCGCCTTTCTCAGCCACGATGGGTCTTAGTAACCCGTTGACAGCAGCCGCGGCGGCGGGTGCCTACGGCTCTCCGGGCGCACTTACTTCGGGCATCGCAGGCTTAACGGGCTTTCCTTTAGGTAGCGGGGGTGCCGGCCCGCAGCCTTACGGCCAGACTGGCATTAGATTCCCCGGCTCTCAGAACGGCTCCGGGACAGTTCTGCTTGTTTCGAATCTGGACGAAACCCAAACCGAGTGCGACCACCTGTTCATCCTATTTGGCGTCTACGGTGACGTCCATCGCGTCAAAATTCTCTTCAATAAGAAGGACACGGCCTTAGTTCAGATGGCCGAGGCTCAACAAGCCATTCTGGCCATGACTCATCTGGACAAGGTCAAGCTGTGGACCAAGCAGATCCGTGTGATGCCGAGCAAGCACACCAGTGTTCAACTGCCCAAGGAGGGACAACCTGATGCGGGTTTGACGAAGGATTATGCCACGTCGAATTTACACCGCTTCAAGAAGCCGGGCTCGAAGAACTACTCGAATATCTACCCTCCGTCCGCCACCCTCCATCTGTCCAACATCCCTTCCTCGGTGGAGGAGGAAGACCTGAAGAATGCCATCAAGAACATCGGCCTCAGTGTGCAAGCATTCAAGTTTTTTCCCAAGGATCGTAAGATGGCCTTGGTCCAATTGAACTCGGTGGAGGATGCCATCATTGCCTTGGTTAAGTTGCACAACTTTCAACTTAGCGAGACCAGCCACCTCCGCGTGTCCTTCTCCAAATCTACCATTTAA
- the LOC131886046 gene encoding polypyrimidine tract-binding protein 3-like isoform X2 gives MDPQQPNGTADYMVQSQGSPLNSGDGANGMINNNDAKRAKLDNMKPGNPSRVIHIRNIPPDVSEAEIIHLGIPFGRVTNVLVLKGKNQAFLEMEDETSASAMVNYFTNCVAQLRERSVYVQFSNHRELKTDQTHSNASASAQAALQAAQALSGQETNKPSGGPNTVLRVIVEHMVYPVTLDVIFQIFSRVGKVLKIVTFTKNGTFQALIQYPDVIMAQAAKLSLDGQNIYNACCTLRIEYSKLSNLNVKYNNDKSRDYTNPALPTGDPTMDSAMQMNATSSAPGVLGSPFSATMGLSNPLTAAAAAGAYGSPGALTSGIAGLTGFPLGSGGAGPQPYGQTGIRFPGSQNGSGTVLLVSNLDETQTECDHLFILFGVYGDVHRVKILFNKKDTALVQMAEAQQAILAMTHLDKVKLWTKQIRVMPSKHTSVQLPKEGQPDAGLTKDYATSNLHRFKKPGSKNYSNIYPPSATLHLSNIPSSVEEEDLKNAIKNIGLSVQAFKFFPKDRKMALVQLNSVEDAIIALVKLHNFQLSETSHLRVSFSKSTI, from the coding sequence ATGGATCCTCAGCAACCCAATGGGACTGCAGACTACATGGTCCAGTCCCAAGGTTCACCCCTCAATAGTGGGGATGGAGCCAATGGCATGATCAATAACAATGATGCAAAGAGGGCCAAATTGGATAACATGAAGCCTGGGAATCCTTCCCGGGTGATCCACATCAGAAACATACCTCCGGATGTGTCCGAAGCTGAGATAATTCACTTGGGCATTCCTTTTGGTCGTGTCACCAATGTACTCGTGCTCAAGGGCAAGAATCAGGCCTTCCTCGAGATGGAGGACGAGACCTCGGCCTCGGCCATGGTGAACTATTTCACCAACTGTGTGGCCCAACTCCGAGAGAGATCCGTCTACGTGCAGTTCTCGAACCATAGGGAGCTCAAAACAGACCAAACCCACAGCAACGCCAGCGCCTCGGCCCAGGCAGCCCTTCAAGCCGCACAAGCTCTTTCGGGCCAAGAGACCAACAAACCCTCGGGAGGACCGAATACGGTTCTCCGAGTCATCGTGGAGCACATGGTGTATCCGGTGACCCTGGACGTGATCTTCCAGATCTTCTCCCGTGTTGGAAAGGTCTTGAAGATCGTGACTTTCACCAAGAACGGTACCTTCCAGGCCTTGATACAGTACCCCGATGTGATCATGGCCCAAGCGGCCAAGCTCTCTCTTGACGGCCAAAATATCTATAACGCTTGCTGCACGCTCCGCATCGAATACTCGAAGCTCTCTAACCTGAATGTCAAGTACAACAATGACAAGAGCAGAGACTATACCAATCCAGCCTTGCCCACCGGGGACCCCACCATGGACTCAGCCATGCAAATGAATGCGACGAGTAGCGCCCCAGGCGTACTGGGCTCGCCTTTCTCAGCCACGATGGGTCTTAGTAACCCGTTGACAGCAGCCGCGGCGGCGGGTGCCTACGGCTCTCCGGGCGCACTTACTTCGGGCATCGCAGGCTTAACGGGCTTTCCTTTAGGTAGCGGGGGTGCCGGCCCGCAGCCTTACGGCCAGACTGGCATTAGATTCCCCGGCTCTCAGAACGGCTCCGGGACAGTTCTGCTTGTTTCGAATCTGGACGAAACCCAAACCGAGTGCGACCACCTGTTCATCCTATTTGGCGTCTACGGTGACGTCCATCGCGTCAAAATTCTCTTCAATAAGAAGGACACGGCCTTAGTTCAGATGGCCGAGGCTCAACAAGCCATTCTGGCCATGACTCATCTGGACAAGGTCAAGCTGTGGACCAAGCAGATCCGTGTGATGCCGAGCAAGCACACCAGTGTTCAACTGCCCAAGGAGGGACAACCTGATGCGGGTTTGACGAAGGATTATGCCACGTCGAATTTACACCGCTTCAAGAAGCCGGGCTCGAAGAACTACTCGAATATCTACCCTCCGTCCGCCACCCTCCATCTGTCCAACATCCCTTCCTCGGTGGAGGAGGAAGACCTGAAGAATGCCATCAAGAACATCGGCCTCAGTGTGCAAGCATTCAAGTTTTTTCCCAAGGATCGTAAGATGGCCTTGGTCCAATTGAACTCGGTGGAGGATGCCATCATTGCCTTGGTTAAGTTGCACAACTTTCAACTTAGCGAGACCAGCCACCTCCGCGTGTCCTTCTCCAAATCTACCATTTAA
- the LOC131886051 gene encoding tetratricopeptide repeat protein 14 homolog isoform X1, translated as MDPQLLKASLNYHGQPLAQSLQQSLSGLALDLTEASHEQYMARSRSFRLEDRGQRLALQRFIVHAAPRLFKRVAGPTSPAAPVDSDVIFPISHSLERFVPQPTVEGREKSFFQRLAPGDPMFARVSYRNPSGLLLALLGFHPVSPDKPTFTGDLALRSICPMKEALPLDPSDKPYALGDMMIVAVVEASPDSKRVLVSMMESSLNPKYRAQIRLGRINAVEVPTEVVNPPEPVRYDEALKQSSSFLNPSSVNEMAAALGLPIHGGSLCSTLKRVIPETELASGVRKRQNANWAFNHVASGIRHFNAGNNIEAFQCLNQALKIDAKNVEGLVARGALYANNGSLDRAVQDFEEALEVNPTHKNANKYIAETLVALGRNYEESGDVPKALESYDKILKFVPDHKEAMDSIVYLSAKATSSQAPIDVPSVKTTDDLDLQLPPSLGLIRDSGRRNRSCSSSLSPTRGPHPIRDLHPMSVPPPVGPTASMEVPLFPTPSSSTAMLSHMNFSVPPPGMIPFSGPSALDKDYEKRVQAFLSKTMTKENQKSRSRSRDKSSRKRSKSRDRRRRSGSREKRSRKRSRSRNRDRSRDRHRRKRSSSVGSSRDRSRREKESPSNGRVSSKSSKSRASSRHGRLPSQERSKKELRALVKRTPSPELNSIAERIKSQARALLGEDQGGEDIASKLNTFLTEDKQTSKQEEMSHVGKVAVPTFDRKRASSPGVKAAFDVPGTPSNSSAQTRMSMKSSALPAQSWIGGKREQEIRIRLERSPVKRVVDRGNSPSKSSIDSRYESKGTRSSRWDVQNTAKNKPLQIHVREVDRPDHHRDPRERSPVVERRVVRHVEPSPPPKDHALHYEHRQRRERYGRRVDSISDLRSETLNIQLEREIIEKERAALLLAAQQYAQSRSPSMPSVDSPSPLRDLSRLSPQAIVDQARSRRRFGDSRSQSSERPKNGDSSRSRRRRERTRSRSRSGDRGRSRKARTFTSQPEESPKAGCSQWKTDYDYMDNVLSSVSSAVNLPEKEIIPGKNTFEEIEDFLSQAKRERKEKMSKSFQKTPTSSRR; from the exons ATGGATCCTCAGCTCTTGAAAGCCAGTTTAAATTATCACGGTCAACCGCTGGCCCAATCATTGCAACAAAGCCTATCGGGCTTGGCCTTGGACTTGACCGAAGCATCACACGAGCAATACATGGCTCGATCGCGGTCATTTCGCCTCGAAGACCGAGGCCAACGATTAGCTCTTCAACGGTTCATCGTTCATGCCGCGCCTCGCTTGTTCAAACGGGTTGCTGGACCCACTTCACCCGCTGCACCCGTTGACTCTGATGTAATTTTTCCTATTTCCCATTCCCTTGAACGGTTTGTACCCCAACCTACTGTGGAGGGGCGGGAAAAGAGCTTCTTCCAGCGGTTAGCCCCCGGAGACCCGATGTTTGCCCGCGTATCGTATCGGAATCCATCGGGTTTGTTGTTAGCCTTGTTGGGATTTCACCCGGTTAGCCCAGATAAGCCGACCTTCACCGGGGATTTGGCTCTCCGTAGCATATGCCCTATGAAGGAGGCTTTACCTTTAGACCCTTCAGATAAACCTTATGCTTTGGGCGATATGATGATCGTGGCCGTGGTCGAGGCCAGTCCGGATAGTAAACGGGTACTCGTGAGCATGATGGAAAGCTCACTCAACCCCAAGTACCGAGCTCAGATTCGATTGGGACGAATCAATGCCGTAGAAGTGCCCACCGAGGTGGTGAACCCGCCCGAACCTGTCCGCTATGATGAGGCTTTAAAACAGTCgagctcatttttgaatcCGAGTTCTGTCAACGAAATGGCTGCGGCTTTGGGATTACCCATTCATGGCGGGTCATTGTGCTCCACATTGAAGCGAGTCATCCCGGAGACAGAACTCGCCTCAGGGGTCAGGAAACGTCAGAATGCCAATTGGGCCTTTAATCACGTAGCTTCGGGAATCCGTCATTTCAATGCCGGGAACAACATCGAAGCGTTCCAATGTCTCAACCAGGCTCTAAAGATCGACGCCAAGAATGTGGAAGGCCTGGTCGCTCGAGGAGCTCTGTACGCCAATAATGGCAGCTTGGATCGGGCCGTGCAAGATTTTGAAGAAGCTCTAGAAGTCAACCCTACCCATAAAAACGCCAACAAGTACATTGCTGAAACTTTGGTGGCGTTGGGCAGGAACTATGAGGAATCGGGCGATGTACCCAAGGCCTTGGAGTCGTATGACAAGATTCTCAAGTTCGTTCCGGATCACAAAGAAGCCATGGACTCGATCGTTTATCTAAGCGCGAAGGCCACCTCAAGTCAAGCCCCCATCGATGTTCCAAGTGTGAAAACCACCGACGATCTAGATCTACAACTCCCACCGAGCTTAGGCCTCATTCGAGACTCGGGTCGAAGGAACCGATCCTGTTCATCGTCTCTTTCACCCACTAGAGGCCCACATCCCATCCGAGATTTGCACCCCATGTCGGTTCCACCTCCTGTTGGTCCTACTGCTTCCATGGAAGTCCCTTTATTCCCAACACCTTCAAGTTCGACCGCCATGCTTTCCCACATGAATTTTAGTGTTCCTCCACCAGGAATGATTCCCTTTTCGGGCCCTTCGGCCTTGGACAAGGACTATGAAAAGCGAGTGCAAGCCTTTTTGAGTAAAACCATGACCAAAGAGAACCAAAAAAGTCGAAGCCGTTCGCGAGACAAGTCATCCCGGAAACGCTCCAAATCCAGAGATCGTCGACGAAGAAGCGGCTCTCGCGAAAAACGATCGCGGAAGCGTTCCAGGAGTCGGAATCGAGATCGAAGCCGAGACCGACATCGTCGAAAGAGATCTTCATCTGTTGGCAGTTCCCGAGATCGAAGTCGAAGGGAGAAAGAATCACCATCCAATGGCAGGGTATCTTCAAAATCCAGCAAAAGCAGGGCATCTAGTAGACATGGCCGCTTGCCATCTCAGGaaaggagcaaaaaagagCTTCGAGCATTGGTCAAGAGGACACCTAGCCCGGAATTGAACAGCATTGCCGAGAGAATCAAGAGTCAAGCTAGAGCCTTGCTCGGAGAGGATCAAGGTGGTGAAGATATAGCCTCTAAATTGAACACGTTTCTTACCGAAGACAAGCAAACATCGAAGCAGGAGGAGATGAGTCACGTTGGCAAGGTCGCGGTTCCAACGTTTGATCGAAAGCGAGCTTCCTCTCCCGGGGTAAAAGCTGCTTTCGATGTTCCCGGAACACCTTCAAACTCCTCCGCACAAACTCGAATGTCCATGAAGAGTTCAG CTTTGCCGGCTCAGTCTTGGATTGGTGGGAAACGTGAACAAGAGATCAGGATCAGATTAGAACGGTCCCCTGTGAAAAGAGTTGTGGATCGAGGGAACTCTCCGTCAAAGAGCTCAATAGACTCAAGATATGAAAGCAAAGGTACACGTTCGTCCCGTTGGGATGTGCAAAATACCGCAAAAAACAAGCCACTTC AAATACATGTCAGGGAAGTAGATCGACCAGATCATCACCGCGATCCAAGGGAGCGATCTCCAGTTGTAGAACGGAGAGTGGTCCGCCACGTGGAACCGAGTCCGCCTCCGAAAGACCACGCCCTTCATTACGAGCATCGTCAAAGACGGGAACGATATGGTCGAAGGGTCGATTCTATCTCCGACCTCCGTTCCGAAACGCTAAATATACAATTAGAGAGGGAAATCatcgagaaagaaagagccgCTCTTCTTTTGGCCGCCCAGCAATACGCCCAAAGTCGCTCACCATCAATGCCTTCCGTGGATTCGCCTTCGCCATTAAGAGATCTATCTCGGTTAAGTCCTCAAGCCATTGTCGACCAAGCACGAAGTCGGCGGCGGTTTGGCGACTCGCGAAGTCAATCCTCGGAGCGGCCCAAAAATGGGGACTCATCGCGTTCTCGGCGAAGGCGAGAGCGCACGCGATCGCGGAGTCGCAGTGGGGATAGAGGGCGTTCCCGTAAGGCACGGACCTTTACTAGTCAGCCAGAAGAGTCTCCTAAGGCGGGCTGCAGCCAATGGAAGACCGACTACGACTACATGGATAATGTCCTCAGTTCGGTCTCTTCGGCAGTCAATTTGCCCGAGAAAGAGATCATTCCGGGTAAGAACACGTTCGAAGAGATCGAAGATTTCTTGAGCCAAGCCAAACGTGAGCGCAAGGAGAAAATGAGTAAGTCCTTTCAGAAAACGCCAACATCATCAAGACGATAG
- the LOC131886051 gene encoding tetratricopeptide repeat protein 14 homolog isoform X2: protein MDPQLLKASLNYHGQPLAQSLQQSLSGLALDLTEASHEQYMARSRSFRLEDRGQRLALQRFIVHAAPRLFKRVAGPTSPAAPVDSDVIFPISHSLERFVPQPTVEGREKSFFQRLAPGDPMFARVSYRNPSGLLLALLGFHPVSPDKPTFTGDLALRSICPMKEALPLDPSDKPYALGDMMIVAVVEASPDSKRVLVSMMESSLNPKYRAQIRLGRINAVEVPTEVVNPPEPVRYDEALKQSSSFLNPSSVNEMAAALGLPIHGGSLCSTLKRVIPETELASGVRKRQNANWAFNHVASGIRHFNAGNNIEAFQCLNQALKIDAKNVEGLVARGALYANNGSLDRAVQDFEEALEVNPTHKNANKYIAETLVALGRNYEESGDVPKALESYDKILKFVPDHKEAMDSIVYLSAKATSSQAPIDVPSVKTTDDLDLQLPPSLGLIRDSGRRNRSCSSSLSPTRGPHPIRDLHPMSVPPPVGPTASMEVPLFPTPSSSTAMLSHMNFSVPPPGMIPFSGPSALDKDYEKRVQAFLSKTMTKENQKSRSRSRDKSSRKRSKSRDRRRRSGSREKRSRKRSRSRNRDRSRDRHRRKRSSSVGSSRDRSRREKESPSNGRVSSKSSKSRASSRHGRLPSQERSKKELRALVKRTPSPELNSIAERIKSQARALLGEDQGGEDIASKLNTFLTEDKQTSKQEEMSHVGKVAVPTFDRKRASSPGVKAAFDVPGTPSNSSAQTRMSMKSSALPAQSWIGGKREQEIRIRLERSPVKRVVDRGNSPSKSSIDSRYESKEIHVREVDRPDHHRDPRERSPVVERRVVRHVEPSPPPKDHALHYEHRQRRERYGRRVDSISDLRSETLNIQLEREIIEKERAALLLAAQQYAQSRSPSMPSVDSPSPLRDLSRLSPQAIVDQARSRRRFGDSRSQSSERPKNGDSSRSRRRRERTRSRSRSGDRGRSRKARTFTSQPEESPKAGCSQWKTDYDYMDNVLSSVSSAVNLPEKEIIPGKNTFEEIEDFLSQAKRERKEKMSKSFQKTPTSSRR, encoded by the exons ATGGATCCTCAGCTCTTGAAAGCCAGTTTAAATTATCACGGTCAACCGCTGGCCCAATCATTGCAACAAAGCCTATCGGGCTTGGCCTTGGACTTGACCGAAGCATCACACGAGCAATACATGGCTCGATCGCGGTCATTTCGCCTCGAAGACCGAGGCCAACGATTAGCTCTTCAACGGTTCATCGTTCATGCCGCGCCTCGCTTGTTCAAACGGGTTGCTGGACCCACTTCACCCGCTGCACCCGTTGACTCTGATGTAATTTTTCCTATTTCCCATTCCCTTGAACGGTTTGTACCCCAACCTACTGTGGAGGGGCGGGAAAAGAGCTTCTTCCAGCGGTTAGCCCCCGGAGACCCGATGTTTGCCCGCGTATCGTATCGGAATCCATCGGGTTTGTTGTTAGCCTTGTTGGGATTTCACCCGGTTAGCCCAGATAAGCCGACCTTCACCGGGGATTTGGCTCTCCGTAGCATATGCCCTATGAAGGAGGCTTTACCTTTAGACCCTTCAGATAAACCTTATGCTTTGGGCGATATGATGATCGTGGCCGTGGTCGAGGCCAGTCCGGATAGTAAACGGGTACTCGTGAGCATGATGGAAAGCTCACTCAACCCCAAGTACCGAGCTCAGATTCGATTGGGACGAATCAATGCCGTAGAAGTGCCCACCGAGGTGGTGAACCCGCCCGAACCTGTCCGCTATGATGAGGCTTTAAAACAGTCgagctcatttttgaatcCGAGTTCTGTCAACGAAATGGCTGCGGCTTTGGGATTACCCATTCATGGCGGGTCATTGTGCTCCACATTGAAGCGAGTCATCCCGGAGACAGAACTCGCCTCAGGGGTCAGGAAACGTCAGAATGCCAATTGGGCCTTTAATCACGTAGCTTCGGGAATCCGTCATTTCAATGCCGGGAACAACATCGAAGCGTTCCAATGTCTCAACCAGGCTCTAAAGATCGACGCCAAGAATGTGGAAGGCCTGGTCGCTCGAGGAGCTCTGTACGCCAATAATGGCAGCTTGGATCGGGCCGTGCAAGATTTTGAAGAAGCTCTAGAAGTCAACCCTACCCATAAAAACGCCAACAAGTACATTGCTGAAACTTTGGTGGCGTTGGGCAGGAACTATGAGGAATCGGGCGATGTACCCAAGGCCTTGGAGTCGTATGACAAGATTCTCAAGTTCGTTCCGGATCACAAAGAAGCCATGGACTCGATCGTTTATCTAAGCGCGAAGGCCACCTCAAGTCAAGCCCCCATCGATGTTCCAAGTGTGAAAACCACCGACGATCTAGATCTACAACTCCCACCGAGCTTAGGCCTCATTCGAGACTCGGGTCGAAGGAACCGATCCTGTTCATCGTCTCTTTCACCCACTAGAGGCCCACATCCCATCCGAGATTTGCACCCCATGTCGGTTCCACCTCCTGTTGGTCCTACTGCTTCCATGGAAGTCCCTTTATTCCCAACACCTTCAAGTTCGACCGCCATGCTTTCCCACATGAATTTTAGTGTTCCTCCACCAGGAATGATTCCCTTTTCGGGCCCTTCGGCCTTGGACAAGGACTATGAAAAGCGAGTGCAAGCCTTTTTGAGTAAAACCATGACCAAAGAGAACCAAAAAAGTCGAAGCCGTTCGCGAGACAAGTCATCCCGGAAACGCTCCAAATCCAGAGATCGTCGACGAAGAAGCGGCTCTCGCGAAAAACGATCGCGGAAGCGTTCCAGGAGTCGGAATCGAGATCGAAGCCGAGACCGACATCGTCGAAAGAGATCTTCATCTGTTGGCAGTTCCCGAGATCGAAGTCGAAGGGAGAAAGAATCACCATCCAATGGCAGGGTATCTTCAAAATCCAGCAAAAGCAGGGCATCTAGTAGACATGGCCGCTTGCCATCTCAGGaaaggagcaaaaaagagCTTCGAGCATTGGTCAAGAGGACACCTAGCCCGGAATTGAACAGCATTGCCGAGAGAATCAAGAGTCAAGCTAGAGCCTTGCTCGGAGAGGATCAAGGTGGTGAAGATATAGCCTCTAAATTGAACACGTTTCTTACCGAAGACAAGCAAACATCGAAGCAGGAGGAGATGAGTCACGTTGGCAAGGTCGCGGTTCCAACGTTTGATCGAAAGCGAGCTTCCTCTCCCGGGGTAAAAGCTGCTTTCGATGTTCCCGGAACACCTTCAAACTCCTCCGCACAAACTCGAATGTCCATGAAGAGTTCAG CTTTGCCGGCTCAGTCTTGGATTGGTGGGAAACGTGAACAAGAGATCAGGATCAGATTAGAACGGTCCCCTGTGAAAAGAGTTGTGGATCGAGGGAACTCTCCGTCAAAGAGCTCAATAGACTCAAGATATGAAAGCAAAG AAATACATGTCAGGGAAGTAGATCGACCAGATCATCACCGCGATCCAAGGGAGCGATCTCCAGTTGTAGAACGGAGAGTGGTCCGCCACGTGGAACCGAGTCCGCCTCCGAAAGACCACGCCCTTCATTACGAGCATCGTCAAAGACGGGAACGATATGGTCGAAGGGTCGATTCTATCTCCGACCTCCGTTCCGAAACGCTAAATATACAATTAGAGAGGGAAATCatcgagaaagaaagagccgCTCTTCTTTTGGCCGCCCAGCAATACGCCCAAAGTCGCTCACCATCAATGCCTTCCGTGGATTCGCCTTCGCCATTAAGAGATCTATCTCGGTTAAGTCCTCAAGCCATTGTCGACCAAGCACGAAGTCGGCGGCGGTTTGGCGACTCGCGAAGTCAATCCTCGGAGCGGCCCAAAAATGGGGACTCATCGCGTTCTCGGCGAAGGCGAGAGCGCACGCGATCGCGGAGTCGCAGTGGGGATAGAGGGCGTTCCCGTAAGGCACGGACCTTTACTAGTCAGCCAGAAGAGTCTCCTAAGGCGGGCTGCAGCCAATGGAAGACCGACTACGACTACATGGATAATGTCCTCAGTTCGGTCTCTTCGGCAGTCAATTTGCCCGAGAAAGAGATCATTCCGGGTAAGAACACGTTCGAAGAGATCGAAGATTTCTTGAGCCAAGCCAAACGTGAGCGCAAGGAGAAAATGAGTAAGTCCTTTCAGAAAACGCCAACATCATCAAGACGATAG
- the LOC131886052 gene encoding ADP-ribosylation factor 4, with amino-acid sequence MGLTISSVFSRLFGKKQMRILMVGLDAAGKTTILYKLKLGEIVTTIPTIGFNVETVEYKNICFTVWDVGGQDKIRPLWRHYFQNTQGLIFVVDSNDRERIGEAQEELQKMLQEDELRDAHLLVFANKQDLPNAMSASELTDKLGLQNLRNRKWYIQATCATQGHGLYEGLDWLSQELSKS; translated from the exons ATGGGTCTGACGATTAGTAGTGTGTTTTCTCGACTCTTCGGGAAGAAGCAGATGCGGATTCTCATGGTGGGATTGGACGCCGCTGGCAAGACTACTATCCTGTACAAGCTCAAATTGGGCGAGATCGTCACCACCATCCCCACCATTG GATTCAACGTGGAGACGGTCGAGTACAAGAACATTTGTTTCACGGTTTGGGATGTGGGTGGTCAGGACAAGATCCGCCCTTTGTGGCGCCATTATTTCCAAAACACGCAGGGGCTAATATTCGTGGTGGACTCGAATGATCGCGAGCGAATCGGTGAGGCCCAAGAGGAACTCCAAAAGATGCTCCAAGAGGATGAGTTGCGTGATGCTCATCTGCTCGTGTTCGCCAACAAACAGGATCTACCCAATGCCATGAGTGCCAGTGAGCTGACCGATAAACTTGGACTACAAAACCTACGGAATCGGAAG TGGTATATTCAAGCCACGTGTGCCACGCAAGGTCACGGTTTGTACGAGGGACTCGATTGGTTGTCCCAGGAGTTGTCCAAGTCGTAA